In Aquimarina sp. TRL1, a single window of DNA contains:
- a CDS encoding DUF6733 family protein produces the protein MKKILIITLTLFTFCSYAQEKKEKKKATFATKIIQNSVAGFSPIFFGSFETNKNFDITIYSVFWTNTSFGNPDAGSDLLLETGIGLGFKLLDNHMFLNPSIGFGHGKFFSDNKATQVGEGIIPNVYMAYNKGLLDFEGYVAYYKSLRDKSSINTKDYFLHWLAPGINVSDRLVLGAFYESLGITNQENNADDLQIYRFFGGSVKLKFDKGIAFRLSAGANLDTDIGDWDEFYKVSAFIPL, from the coding sequence ATGAAAAAGATTTTAATCATCACATTAACACTATTTACTTTTTGTTCATACGCTCAGGAAAAGAAAGAAAAGAAAAAAGCAACGTTCGCTACAAAAATTATCCAGAATAGTGTTGCAGGTTTTTCTCCTATCTTTTTTGGAAGTTTTGAAACCAATAAGAATTTTGATATTACTATTTATAGTGTTTTTTGGACAAACACGTCTTTTGGTAATCCGGATGCAGGAAGTGATTTATTACTAGAAACTGGTATCGGATTAGGTTTTAAGTTATTGGATAACCATATGTTTTTGAATCCTAGTATTGGATTTGGACATGGTAAATTCTTTTCAGATAATAAGGCAACACAAGTTGGAGAGGGGATTATCCCTAATGTATATATGGCATATAACAAAGGACTACTGGACTTTGAAGGGTATGTTGCATATTATAAATCATTAAGAGATAAGTCATCGATCAACACAAAAGATTATTTTCTTCACTGGTTAGCCCCTGGGATCAACGTTAGTGATCGTTTAGTATTGGGCGCTTTTTATGAATCCTTAGGGATAACAAATCAGGAAAATAATGCAGATGATTTACAGATTTATAGATTCTTTGGAGGATCTGTAAAGCTTAAATTTGATAAAGGCATCGCATTTAGACTTTCGGCAGGGGCAAACCTGGATACTGATATAGGTGATTGGGATGAATTCTATAAAGTATCTGCTTTTATTCCTCTGTAA